One Antedon mediterranea chromosome 1, ecAntMedi1.1, whole genome shotgun sequence genomic window, tcaATGATATAAGTCGAGCAAGTagtaaaatagatataattagttttgctgacgacacaactTGTATAACAAGGGGAGATGACCCTACAATGTTAAACCATACTATGAATATTGAACTAGAAAAAATAAACGTATGGCTTAAAGCAAATAAGCTGTTACTGAATGTCAGCAAAACTAATTACGTTGTTTTTAGAACTAACCAAAAGAACTTTGacaaaaaccagtttaaaataaaaatgaataatgtgttattacatagaaaagaaaatgtgacatttctaggtgtaattttaaacgaaaatcttaactggaaacatcacatacagcttattaggaaaaaaatgtctagggcaattggtatacttttaaaagtaagagAATTCTTTCCTTATAAAGTCCGTATTAGTCTTTATAACACCTTAGTATTACCTCACCTTCAGTATGGTAACTTAATATGGGGAAATACATACAAGAGCACGTTAGAAGTAATACTAAAACTCCAAAAGAGAGCTGTAAAATGCATTACCTTCTCTAAATCCAGACAAGCCCCAGAGCCACTGTTtaagaaactaaaaatattaaacgtttatgatatttacaaagtaaacgtcataggatttatggcaaacgtaaaattcaatgaattaccacatcacattttaaatatttttaattactgtgacagtattaggcctactcataacctcagaacagaaactgaattcgaaattcccttcacaagactaacttgcagtcaacagtttatacacatatatggaccaaaattgtggaaagaattcacttgtaatggtggtaataaaccggttatcttaaagaaacaaaataaatgtataaaaaaacaggttaaaaaatactttttatcactatatgctgattaacagctgtttatttaagttctatatacttgttcttatgtaaaagggtcctacaaaaaaacgaagctacagcttttttatgcaggatccctgttttcagttgtactgtaattatgatgtactgtaattgatgactaaataaatgtggaataaatgaaatgaaatttaataCGGGAGAACACTCGTCAGAATTATATCGGTACCGTAACTTGACTCATTTAATGCGGGAGAACACTCGTCAGAATTATATCGGTACCGTAACTTGACTCATTTAATAAATGCCATGTATGACATAACCTTAAATCACTTGAGTTTTAATTGCAGGCAAtatttgtctttaaaaaaatttaatcaaTACCTTgaaaaatatacagtaggcctaattagttTTAAATTACAATGAAAATTGTTGACATTTTGGAAAGTGGAACGTTTAATAGTCTGTACAACAGGCGCACGCAGGCAGGTAATTGGATCTGAATATTGACAAGCAAACGACATACAGAAACGAAGTGGTAACGGACACGTACACATGAAAATAGTAGGCTGATATTGTTGTTCTTGTTGAAAATGGAAACAAACTATACAGATACTGCGGCGTCTCCACATATCGCCATTATGTTCCTACGAACATTCGCTATCACAGTCTGTACTTGTCTTGTAATTGGCGGGAACATTATAAGTATTATTGTTCTTAGACGACTGAAAACCTTGCCTGACGTCACCAAGATCTTTCTATTGTCACTTGCACTAGTAGATCTGTTCACCGGGatgtttaatacaatattttcaatcaTCCCTTCGATTACGTTATCATGGCCGTATGGAGATGCAATGTGTAAAGCTATTAGTCTCTCTAGTAGCATGTTTTATGGCATCTCTTTATTCTCTTTGTTGGCAATCAGTGTGGACCGTTACATTGCTATATCAAAACCTCTTCACTACCCACTTGTAGCAACCAGGCAACGAGCTATCTGTGTCGTCATCAGTACCTGGTTCGTCACATTTGTTATCGCAGTGGCATCACTTTTTTACAAAGAAGGTCAATTTGCTTACAATCCAAATTTCTGTAACTGCATAATTCAATGGGGTGATCCAGATTTTAAATCATGGAACCTGACAGTGATGTTTGCTTTTATATTAATCCCTAGCACTGGTATGTTACTACTTTACACCAGACTTTTCTTCGTCAGTAGAGCCCACGTGCGTAGGATTTCTGATACGCTCAAGTCACATCCGGGTACTGGTATATCGAGAAACGACTTGAAAGCACTAAAGACGATGTTTATCATAACGGGCGCGTTTAACATTGCCTGGTTGCCGTTTCTGATTGCTCATTCGTACATGACAATCACTGGTAAACACATCAATAACACTTTAGagttttttattatatatttactgaTATTGAACAGTTGGTGGAACGTGGTGATATACACAGTCACTAACCGTACATACAGACAAGCAGTTGGCGGCATTTTTAAATCGTTATTTCCATGTTATTTCAAGAACCGCGCTCAGGCTACCTAAAGTTATTAACTTGAATTCGTTTGTAAAGAAACGAAAAAATTGATACTTCAAAAGCAGTAGATTGTAACATTTACAGTTGGACCTAGCGTAAAGCGGAGACCCCTCTCGGGCCCGGGAGTGTCCGCTTACAGGAGGTGCCTCTACGGAACATTTTGATACCTGATATTTTACGTGTATCGAGTTGCTCTCACTTTTCCatgaattgtaaaatatttatatttcattacacatTATTTAAAATCCCCTGTTGGTTCagccatggaggaaaaaatgtatttcctCCATTGTTAAGCGATATATGATATCTGATACATATATGATGGCTGTTTGTCTCTTATAGAGAGTTGTGTACATACGGATGTAAGACAACACTTTGTGATAGAAATACATTTACGCAGAGTATATTTCCTTAAATTATTTCAACCCAAAACGCAAATTACTGACAaattgacaatgctgtgggtatcagtggatATATCTCAATGGaaatgcaaaataaaacaagctaaaaagctaaatcaaaacaataaagtaaaacatccAGAAAGATTTGCAGAACTTTCATGCAACaatagcccttcatcagtgcaaatgaattataatttcaaatatattgACTTTGTTTAACTAGTTAGCCTACTAGTTAAACTAGTTagctttttttcttttttatttatttattttaaactagtAAGCCTAGTATAGTTAACTAGTTAGCCTACTAGTTAAACTAGTTAGCATATAAGTTGAACTAGTTAGCCTACTTTAAACTAGTTAGCCTACTAGCCTTCTTTAAACatgtattcattattttagTTCACATCTTGAACTAAACGATTTTCGATGAAAAAACGATCGAATATATTACACTACCTCATAATGGGTTATTTATTCTAAGAGTGCTGAATACAAATTGTCTTTTGTTCTGTGTAGAAGTCCAACGATTCGTCTGCCCCTTCACGACCAATACCAGACGATTTAACGCCGCCGAACGGCATCCGAAGATCACGAACTAACCAGCAATTCGACCACACTGTACCAACCTTAGAAAAAGAACAAGAATATGATATAATACATGAAGAATGTACTGACGAAGAAATAGAGAAAGGCAGATaat contains:
- the LOC140050466 gene encoding octopamine receptor beta-1R-like, with protein sequence METNYTDTAASPHIAIMFLRTFAITVCTCLVIGGNIISIIVLRRLKTLPDVTKIFLLSLALVDLFTGMFNTIFSIIPSITLSWPYGDAMCKAISLSSSMFYGISLFSLLAISVDRYIAISKPLHYPLVATRQRAICVVISTWFVTFVIAVASLFYKEGQFAYNPNFCNCIIQWGDPDFKSWNLTVMFAFILIPSTGMLLLYTRLFFVSRAHVRRISDTLKSHPGTGISRNDLKALKTMFIITGAFNIAWLPFLIAHSYMTITGKHINNTLEFFIIYLLILNSWWNVVIYTVTNRTYRQAVGGIFKSLFPCYFKNRAQAT